A region of Desulfolithobacter dissulfuricans DNA encodes the following proteins:
- a CDS encoding NADH-quinone oxidoreductase subunit A produces the protein MDQHTLTNIIYVAIFFLGALAFGVGPIIIVKLLSPSSATRNVTNRTGQLIECGMVPIGTAWIRFGIIYYLYALIFLAFDVDVLFLFPVAVAYNSPQFVIRDFVEVLIFVGILSLAVVYAWVKGVFTWEQRKYRHQ, from the coding sequence ATGGATCAACATACCCTGACCAATATCATCTACGTTGCAATCTTCTTCCTCGGGGCGCTGGCTTTCGGCGTCGGTCCCATCATCATTGTCAAGCTCCTCAGTCCGTCTTCCGCTACCCGCAACGTAACCAACAGGACCGGCCAGCTCATCGAGTGCGGTATGGTGCCCATCGGAACCGCCTGGATCCGTTTTGGTATCATCTACTATCTGTATGCACTCATTTTTCTGGCCTTTGATGTTGATGTCCTGTTTCTTTTTCCGGTGGCTGTGGCCTATAACAGCCCCCAGTTCGTCATCCGTGATTTTGTCGAGGTGCTGATCTTTGTCGGCATCCTCTCGCTTGCTGTGGTTTATGCCTGGGTGAAAGGAGTGTTTACGTGGGAACAGAGAAAATACCGTCATCAGTAG
- a CDS encoding NADH-quinone oxidoreductase subunit B, with the protein MPSSVVQFAALDKLLALGRANSLWPMTFGLACCAIEMMCTGGSRFDISRFGAEVFRPSPRQSDVMIVAGTITKKMLPGVLTLYDQMPEPKWVIAMGNCAISGGPFKFKGNYNVVEGADTFLPVDVYIPGCPPRPEALLEGIMTLEEKITGKRRWPRIPPDGVMS; encoded by the coding sequence ATACCGTCATCAGTAGTTCAGTTTGCGGCTCTGGACAAGCTGCTGGCCCTGGGGCGGGCCAATTCGCTCTGGCCGATGACCTTCGGCCTGGCCTGCTGTGCCATCGAAATGATGTGTACCGGTGGCTCGCGGTTCGACATCTCGCGCTTCGGCGCTGAGGTCTTCCGGCCGTCACCCCGGCAGTCCGATGTCATGATCGTGGCCGGCACCATCACCAAAAAGATGCTTCCCGGCGTTCTTACCCTGTACGATCAGATGCCTGAACCCAAGTGGGTCATCGCCATGGGAAACTGTGCCATTTCCGGCGGTCCGTTCAAGTTCAAGGGAAATTATAACGTGGTTGAAGGGGCGGACACCTTTTTGCCGGTAGATGTCTACATCCCCGGCTGCCCGCCCAGGCCCGAGGCCCTTCTCGAGGGTATCATGACCCTGGAAGAGAAGATAACCGGCAAGCGCCGCTGGCCGCGCATCCCGCCCGATGGGGTAATGTCATGA
- a CDS encoding NADH-quinone oxidoreductase subunit C: MSIVQETRTALLELFPELAAAEAEARAAAEAAALAEEAVEADTETEAVEQVASPDGSGEGEASAEETSSAEAESKEKAEVKKAGKQEKEEEGPRQSGILDLEHSDRGVHLDVLLDPDLVVRAAEILDGLGFSLEAVTGVDWIKDNRMEVIYDYNHTGGELCRVVVRTFISRENPEIATISEVFPGANWHERETHDFFGIVFTGHPCLEPLLLPEDADFHPLLKDFKP; encoded by the coding sequence ATGAGTATAGTACAAGAGACACGCACCGCTCTGCTGGAACTGTTTCCGGAGCTGGCTGCGGCAGAGGCCGAAGCCCGGGCCGCCGCAGAAGCTGCCGCCCTGGCAGAGGAAGCAGTGGAGGCTGATACCGAAACGGAAGCCGTGGAACAGGTCGCTTCTCCGGATGGATCCGGGGAAGGTGAGGCCTCCGCGGAAGAGACCTCGTCTGCAGAGGCTGAGTCAAAGGAAAAGGCCGAGGTAAAAAAGGCTGGTAAGCAAGAGAAAGAGGAGGAGGGTCCGCGCCAGAGTGGCATCCTGGATCTGGAGCACAGCGATCGGGGAGTGCATCTCGATGTACTCCTCGATCCGGACCTGGTGGTCAGGGCAGCCGAAATCCTCGATGGTCTCGGCTTTTCCCTTGAGGCTGTCACCGGCGTAGACTGGATAAAGGACAACCGGATGGAGGTCATTTACGACTACAATCACACCGGCGGTGAACTGTGCCGGGTGGTGGTCCGGACCTTTATATCCCGGGAGAACCCGGAGATCGCCACGATCTCGGAAGTCTTTCCAGGGGCCAACTGGCATGAGCGCGAGACCCACGACTTCTTCGGGATAGTCTTTACCGGTCATCCCTGTCTCGAGCCGCTTCTGTTGCCTGAAGATGCTGATTTTCATCCACTCTTAAAGGACTTCAAGCCATGA
- a CDS encoding NADH-quinone oxidoreductase subunit D: MTVPIQIAPDEVFVLNLGPQHPATHGVLRVKLTMDGEYIVKAEPVLGYIHRMHEKMAEAGSFAQFMPNTARMDYLHALAYNHGYVLAVERAAGIEVPERAEYIRVITVELNRISSHLLWWAAFILDLGGFTPLLYAFDDREKILDLLERITGSRLTYCYFRFGGVYNDIDEQFIEGTYEFIKRLRSRMQRMYHDLVTGNIIFRKRLEGIGIISPEQCRKYGATGPVLRGSGIKYDVRKNEPYSVYPEFDFDIPVYHECDSMARYMVRMDEIEQSMRIIEQALDKLPDGPVKAKVPKILKPPAGDYYACVEAARGSFGCRLVCDGGKSAYRLKLRSPTFSNLSLFGEVAEGMLLADALAFMGSLDLVIPEIDR, from the coding sequence ATGACTGTCCCGATTCAGATCGCACCTGACGAGGTCTTTGTCCTCAATCTCGGGCCCCAGCATCCGGCCACCCACGGCGTTCTGCGGGTCAAGCTGACCATGGATGGTGAGTATATCGTCAAGGCCGAACCGGTGCTTGGCTATATCCACCGCATGCACGAGAAAATGGCCGAAGCTGGCAGTTTTGCCCAGTTCATGCCCAATACCGCCCGGATGGATTACCTGCACGCCCTGGCCTACAACCATGGCTATGTCCTGGCGGTGGAACGGGCCGCCGGCATCGAGGTGCCGGAACGGGCCGAGTACATCCGGGTCATCACCGTGGAGCTCAACCGCATATCGAGCCATCTGCTCTGGTGGGCCGCCTTTATTCTCGACCTCGGCGGTTTTACACCGCTGCTCTATGCCTTCGATGATCGTGAAAAGATCCTTGACCTGCTCGAACGGATCACCGGCTCGCGCCTGACCTACTGCTACTTCCGGTTCGGCGGCGTATATAACGACATCGACGAGCAGTTCATCGAGGGTACCTACGAGTTCATCAAGCGGCTGCGTTCGCGGATGCAGCGCATGTACCATGACCTGGTCACCGGTAACATCATTTTCCGTAAACGTCTTGAGGGTATCGGTATCATCTCCCCTGAACAGTGCCGCAAATACGGGGCCACCGGCCCGGTCCTGCGCGGTTCCGGGATCAAGTACGATGTGCGTAAAAACGAGCCCTACTCAGTGTATCCGGAATTTGATTTCGATATCCCCGTCTACCATGAGTGCGACTCCATGGCCCGCTACATGGTCCGCATGGACGAGATCGAGCAGTCCATGCGCATCATCGAGCAGGCCCTGGACAAGCTTCCGGACGGGCCGGTGAAGGCCAAGGTGCCCAAGATTCTCAAGCCACCGGCGGGTGATTACTATGCCTGCGTGGAGGCTGCCCGGGGCAGCTTCGGCTGCCGTCTGGTCTGTGACGGAGGCAAGTCGGCCTATCGCCTCAAGCTGCGTTCGCCGACGTTTTCCAATCTGAGCCTGTTCGGTGAAGTCGCCGAAGGCATGCTGCTGGCTGATGCCCTGGCATTCATGGGCAGCCTGGACCTGGTCATTCCCGAGATCGACCGTTAA
- a CDS encoding 4Fe-4S dicluster domain-containing protein, translating to MSAYWNDVFGGAKSLVVGLSITAREFFKPVVTEQYPWEVPVMTERFRGHIELVANEDGKPNCIVCGMCMRACPSGCITVAGKKEEGAKKKSLTKYELDFTKCSLCGSCIESCNFNAIRFSKDYNLAGTRKEDYVFDLLKRLEEKS from the coding sequence ATGAGCGCATACTGGAATGATGTCTTTGGCGGAGCCAAGAGTCTGGTAGTTGGCCTCTCCATCACGGCCCGGGAGTTTTTCAAGCCGGTGGTCACCGAGCAGTATCCGTGGGAGGTGCCGGTCATGACCGAGCGGTTCCGCGGTCATATCGAGCTGGTGGCAAATGAGGACGGTAAACCCAATTGCATTGTCTGCGGCATGTGCATGCGCGCCTGTCCGTCCGGATGCATTACCGTGGCCGGCAAGAAGGAGGAGGGGGCCAAGAAGAAGTCTCTCACCAAGTATGAGCTGGACTTCACCAAGTGCAGCCTCTGCGGTTCCTGTATCGAGAGCTGCAACTTCAACGCCATCCGCTTTTCCAAGGATTACAACCTGGCAGGAACCAGGAAGGAAGATTATGTATTCGATCTCCTTAAACGACTGGAGGAAAAGAGCTGA
- a CDS encoding NADH-quinone oxidoreductase subunit J family protein produces the protein MQPVICQPAANPSLFTAEGMVGLIFLFLIATVITGALIATMARRLIRAVAGLAVCFTGVAGIYYFLLSPFVAMMQMLIYVGAVSILIAFAIMLAEPEYKDPIGRKNPPLAGPLGFSVGALFFAAFTLLGLNTDWQVFPREGTGDMHHMGITLLTTHSMVFELISIVLLIAIIGALVVARRGRD, from the coding sequence ATGCAACCTGTTATCTGTCAGCCGGCTGCTAACCCGTCGCTTTTCACCGCGGAAGGGATGGTCGGCCTGATTTTCCTGTTCTTGATTGCCACGGTTATCACCGGAGCGCTCATCGCCACCATGGCCAGGCGGCTCATCCGCGCGGTGGCCGGCCTGGCGGTCTGCTTCACCGGGGTGGCGGGCATCTACTACTTTCTGCTCAGCCCGTTTGTGGCCATGATGCAGATGCTCATTTACGTGGGGGCGGTCTCTATTCTCATCGCCTTTGCCATCATGCTGGCCGAGCCGGAGTACAAGGATCCCATCGGCCGCAAGAACCCGCCCCTGGCCGGACCGCTTGGCTTCTCGGTCGGGGCGCTTTTTTTTGCCGCCTTCACCCTGCTCGGGCTCAACACCGACTGGCAGGTCTTCCCCCGGGAAGGAACCGGTGACATGCACCACATGGGCATCACGCTGCTGACCACCCATTCCATGGTCTTTGAACTGATCTCCATTGTACTTCTCATTGCCATAATCGGCGCCCTGGTCGTGGCGCGCAGAGGAAGGGACTGA
- the nuoK gene encoding NADH-quinone oxidoreductase subunit NuoK produces the protein MIMLNLYNCLNTYLVIGAMLFGFGIYGFVARRTIIGMLISSEMILAAASMNFMAFNRFLAPNPSIGKIFTLFIMAIAAAEAAIAIAIVIAVYRNYKSIDTEDLVDLHG, from the coding sequence CTGATCATGCTGAATCTGTATAACTGTCTCAACACCTATCTGGTCATTGGCGCCATGCTGTTCGGCTTCGGGATCTACGGTTTTGTCGCCCGGCGGACCATCATCGGCATGCTGATCTCCTCGGAGATGATACTGGCCGCCGCCTCCATGAACTTCATGGCCTTCAACCGGTTCCTGGCCCCGAATCCGTCCATCGGAAAGATATTCACGCTGTTCATCATGGCCATTGCCGCCGCCGAGGCCGCCATCGCCATCGCCATCGTGATTGCCGTGTACCGGAACTACAAGAGCATCGATACTGAAGATCTGGTCGATCTCCACGGGTAA